The Verrucomicrobium spinosum DSM 4136 = JCM 18804 DNA segment GCGGTGTACCGGGAACTGCTGTCGGGCGGGGATCCGCGATCAGTGGTGGAGTTTGTGTTCCTGAAGGGATCACCCGAACTCATTGCGGGACGCATGGCGGCGAGGAAGGGGCACTTTTTCCAGGGGGTCTCCACGACCGCCCAGGCGGCGGGGGGAAAGGCGGCGCCGACGCTGCTGGATAGCCAGTTCGCCACGCTGGAGGAGCCGAAGGCGGAGGGGGCCATGATCGTGAACGTGGACCAGACACCCGATGAAATCGTGGGCGACATCCTGCGCAATCTGGGCTAGTGACGGTGCAACGTTCAACACATGGCAGGTGCAAAACTGACTTTCTGGGGCTGGGACTCACCGGTGCTGCACAAGGCTG contains these protein-coding regions:
- a CDS encoding gluconokinase, coding for MSRPGTFIIMGVSGSGKSLIGGKLAEALGADFEDGDDFHPAANKAKMSEKIPLTDEDRWPWLRAMRARIEEKQTAGRSYVLACSALKAVYRELLSGGDPRSVVEFVFLKGSPELIAGRMAARKGHFFQGVSTTAQAAGGKAAPTLLDSQFATLEEPKAEGAMIVNVDQTPDEIVGDILRNLG